Proteins encoded in a region of the Micropterus dolomieu isolate WLL.071019.BEF.003 ecotype Adirondacks linkage group LG07, ASM2129224v1, whole genome shotgun sequence genome:
- the rubcnl gene encoding protein associated with UVRAG as autophagy enhancer isoform X2, whose product MFVQDLRRGRYKKIGSCRGMSSALQRSRYVSWCGSAESPTPVTTVLTAGEAVSHQNHQPAGSRSVPLLLLSALHHSDKAPNSHGDKGENKDSEEGRPGNKDDRSLLHPDDKSFLLPRSSPVISRNPRPISWHGRGTNMSACSSLDSPAPASGSVTSMEDLGFQRSSCPHSSPLQEEKKPRSISLSSQLNRLLSAGLHLPFSGQQGLAEEHRGRGCDTPHSSGLSTPTQHSKERRCSGIPEFSADIFKTSSELEKENAHFIVVDMVLEVLEGVKWTLTSTMETHGSMCTCGHTSSAEDAPPHEHDQRYETCEHSHTCSTDDHEQHNNKHSHSDDDVKTSHTETHSSYVHTHQHTQDEEEEDAGNDRAEHQPKTFSVLSTDSGFEDCGVDATLTLKDSLRSAEWLAQHLVLEFRRSWLPSHGPRRGRQSLRSSLQELPGTGKVAVSSSSFAEEIRLRTRMRGSLSWAPPRFQIIFTIQPTHRRSEVVALQKFLCAGCGTEVEPKYIKKLRYCEYLGRYFCDCCHSGSEAVIPGRLLSSWDFGRYPVSDFSKQLLDSVCHQPLFDLTCVGKTLYSKVKELDKFRELQEQLLGIKKLLKACRFSGRVMTEFEQLPAHLTEQPHLFSMDDLLRVKKGQLVTQAKALLNSAIDHVENCNVGLKHCVSCVWPEVSSASSAEKETSSFHFRVTYVGDVQCARPAFTNNVSWKRSVRSAQGSNRGKNV is encoded by the exons ATGTTTGTTCAGGACCTGAGACGGGGGCGTTACAAGAAG ATAGGAAGCTGCAGGGGCATGTCCTCCGCTCTGCAGAGATCCAGATATGTCAGCTGGTGTGGATCTGCAGAATCTCCAACACCTGTGACTACGGTTCTGACAGCAGGAG AAGCAGTTTCTCACCAGAACCATCAGCCGGCTGGTTCAAGATCAGTCCCACTTCTCCTTCTGTCTGCTCTGCACCACAGTGACAAAGCCCCTAACAGTCATGGTGATAAGggtgaaaacaaagacagtgagGAAGGAAGACCCGGGAACAAAGACGACCGGTCTCTTCTGCATCCAGATGACAAAAGTTTCCTCCTTCCCAGGAGCAGTCCGGTCATCTCCAGAAACCCCAGGCCCATCTCCTGGCATGGACGGGGGACCAACATGTCTGCTTGCTCAAG CTTGGACTCCCCAGCTCCTGCTTCGGGTTCAGTCACCAGTATGGAGGATCTGGGGTTCCAACGGAGCTCCTGCCCCCACTCATCTCCGCTCCAGGAGGAAAAGAAGCCGCGCAGCATCTCTCTTTCATCACAACTGAACCGCCTCCTGAGCGCTGGGCTCCACCTTCCCTTCAGTGGACAGCAGGGATTGGCTGAGGAGCACAGAGGGCGGGGCTGTGATACCCCTCACTCATCAG gCCTCTCaaccccaacacaacacagTAAAGAGAGAAGGTGCAGTGGTATCCCAGAATTCTCTGCAGATATCTTTAAGACCAGTAGTGAGCTGGAAAAG GAAAATGCACATTTCATCGTGGTGGACATGGTGCTGGAGGTGCTGGAAGGCGTGAAGTGGACTCTCACTTCCACGATGGAAACACACGGCAGCATGTGCACATGCGGACACACGAGCTCGGCAGAGGACGCGCCGCCACATGAACACGATCAGAGATACGAAACATGCgaacactcacacacctgcagtaCAGATGATCAtgaacaacacaacaacaaacacagccaTTCAGATGATGATGTGAAGAcatcacacacagagacacactcctcttatgtacacacacaccagcacacacaggatgaagaagaagaggacgcAGGGAACGACCGAGCTGAACATCAACCAAAGactttctctgtcctctccacTGACAGTGGATTTGAAG ACTGCGGAGTTGACGCTACGCTGACACTGAAAGATTCTCTCAGAag TGCGGAGTGGCTGGCCCAGCATCTGGTCCTGGAGTTCAGAAGGAGCTGGCTTCCCTCCCATGGGCCTCGGCGTGGACGGCAAAGCCTCCGTAGCTCACTGCAGGAG TTGCCAGGTACTGGAAAGGTGGCggttagcagcagcagctttgcAGAGGAGATCAGACTGAGGACCCGGATGAGAGGATCCTTGAGCTGGGCTCCACCACGCTTCCAGATCATCTTCACTATTCAGCCAACCCACAG ACGCAGTGAAGTAGTGGCTTTGCAAAAGTTCCTGTGTGCAGGCTGTGGGACAGAGGTAGAGCCCA AGTACATCAAGAAACTGCGGTATTGTGAATACCTCGGCAG GTATTTCTGTGACTGCTGCCACAGCGGCTCTGAGGCTGTGATTCCGGGTCGACTTCTGTCCAGCTGGGACTTTGGcag GTACCCCGTGAGTGATTTCTCCAAACAGTTGCTGGATTCAGTTTGTCACCAGCCTCTGTTTGACCTGACCTGCGTTGGTAAGACACTCTACAGCAAAGTGAAAGAGCTGGACAAGTTCAGG GAGCTCCAGGAACAGCTGCTGGGCATCAAGAAGCTGCTGAAAGCTTGCAGGTTTTCTGGAAG AGTGATGACTGAGTTTGAACAGCTTCCTGCTCACCTGACGGAGCAGCCACACCTCTTCTCCATGGACGACCTCTTGAGGGTGAAGAAGGGTCAGCTCGTGACGCAGGCCAAAGCATTGCTGAACTCCGCTATCGACCATGTGGAAAACTGCAATGTGGGTCTGAAGCACTGTGTGAG TTGTGTCTGGCCCGAGGTTTCATCTGCGAGTTCTGCCGAGAAAGAGACGTCATCTTTCCATTTCAGAGTGACATATGTAGGCGATGTCCAG tGTGCAAGGCCTGCTTTCACAAACAATGTTTCGTGGAAAAGAAGTGTCCGAAGTGCGCAAGGATCCAATCGCGGAAAAAACGTCTAG
- the rubcnl gene encoding protein associated with UVRAG as autophagy enhancer isoform X3, translating into MFVQDLRRGRYKKIGSCRGMSSALQRSRYVSWCGSAESPTPVTTVLTAGEAVSHQNHQPAGSRSVPLLLLSALHHSDKAPNSHGDKGENKDSEEGRPGNKDDRSLLHPDDKSFLLPRSSPVISRNPRPISWHGRGTNMSACSSLDSPAPASGSVTSMEDLGFQRSSCPHSSPLQEEKKPRSISLSSQLNRLLSAGLHLPFSGQQGLAEEHRGRGCDTPHSSGLSTPTQHSKERRCSGIPEFSADIFKTSSELEKENAHFIVVDMVLEVLEGVKWTLTSTMETHGSMCTCGHTSSAEDAPPHEHDQRYETCEHSHTCSTDDHEQHNNKHSHSDDDVKTSHTETHSSYVHTHQHTQDEEEEDAGNDRAEHQPKTFSVLSTDSGFEDCGVDATLTLKDSLRSAEWLAQHLVLEFRRSWLPSHGPRRGRQSLRSSLQELPGTGKVAVSSSSFAEEIRLRTRMRGSLSWAPPRFQIIFTIQPTHRRSEVVALQKFLCAGCGTEVEPKYIKKLRYCEYLGRYFCDCCHSGSEAVIPGRLLSSWDFGRYPVSDFSKQLLDSVCHQPLFDLTCVGKTLYSKVKELDKFRELQEQLLGIKKLLKACRFSGRVMTEFEQLPAHLTEQPHLFSMDDLLRVKKGQLVTQAKALLNSAIDHVENCNLCLARGFICEFCRERDVIFPFQSDICRRCPVCKACFHKQCFVEKKCPKCARIQSRKKRLDGSVN; encoded by the exons ATGTTTGTTCAGGACCTGAGACGGGGGCGTTACAAGAAG ATAGGAAGCTGCAGGGGCATGTCCTCCGCTCTGCAGAGATCCAGATATGTCAGCTGGTGTGGATCTGCAGAATCTCCAACACCTGTGACTACGGTTCTGACAGCAGGAG AAGCAGTTTCTCACCAGAACCATCAGCCGGCTGGTTCAAGATCAGTCCCACTTCTCCTTCTGTCTGCTCTGCACCACAGTGACAAAGCCCCTAACAGTCATGGTGATAAGggtgaaaacaaagacagtgagGAAGGAAGACCCGGGAACAAAGACGACCGGTCTCTTCTGCATCCAGATGACAAAAGTTTCCTCCTTCCCAGGAGCAGTCCGGTCATCTCCAGAAACCCCAGGCCCATCTCCTGGCATGGACGGGGGACCAACATGTCTGCTTGCTCAAG CTTGGACTCCCCAGCTCCTGCTTCGGGTTCAGTCACCAGTATGGAGGATCTGGGGTTCCAACGGAGCTCCTGCCCCCACTCATCTCCGCTCCAGGAGGAAAAGAAGCCGCGCAGCATCTCTCTTTCATCACAACTGAACCGCCTCCTGAGCGCTGGGCTCCACCTTCCCTTCAGTGGACAGCAGGGATTGGCTGAGGAGCACAGAGGGCGGGGCTGTGATACCCCTCACTCATCAG gCCTCTCaaccccaacacaacacagTAAAGAGAGAAGGTGCAGTGGTATCCCAGAATTCTCTGCAGATATCTTTAAGACCAGTAGTGAGCTGGAAAAG GAAAATGCACATTTCATCGTGGTGGACATGGTGCTGGAGGTGCTGGAAGGCGTGAAGTGGACTCTCACTTCCACGATGGAAACACACGGCAGCATGTGCACATGCGGACACACGAGCTCGGCAGAGGACGCGCCGCCACATGAACACGATCAGAGATACGAAACATGCgaacactcacacacctgcagtaCAGATGATCAtgaacaacacaacaacaaacacagccaTTCAGATGATGATGTGAAGAcatcacacacagagacacactcctcttatgtacacacacaccagcacacacaggatgaagaagaagaggacgcAGGGAACGACCGAGCTGAACATCAACCAAAGactttctctgtcctctccacTGACAGTGGATTTGAAG ACTGCGGAGTTGACGCTACGCTGACACTGAAAGATTCTCTCAGAag TGCGGAGTGGCTGGCCCAGCATCTGGTCCTGGAGTTCAGAAGGAGCTGGCTTCCCTCCCATGGGCCTCGGCGTGGACGGCAAAGCCTCCGTAGCTCACTGCAGGAG TTGCCAGGTACTGGAAAGGTGGCggttagcagcagcagctttgcAGAGGAGATCAGACTGAGGACCCGGATGAGAGGATCCTTGAGCTGGGCTCCACCACGCTTCCAGATCATCTTCACTATTCAGCCAACCCACAG ACGCAGTGAAGTAGTGGCTTTGCAAAAGTTCCTGTGTGCAGGCTGTGGGACAGAGGTAGAGCCCA AGTACATCAAGAAACTGCGGTATTGTGAATACCTCGGCAG GTATTTCTGTGACTGCTGCCACAGCGGCTCTGAGGCTGTGATTCCGGGTCGACTTCTGTCCAGCTGGGACTTTGGcag GTACCCCGTGAGTGATTTCTCCAAACAGTTGCTGGATTCAGTTTGTCACCAGCCTCTGTTTGACCTGACCTGCGTTGGTAAGACACTCTACAGCAAAGTGAAAGAGCTGGACAAGTTCAGG GAGCTCCAGGAACAGCTGCTGGGCATCAAGAAGCTGCTGAAAGCTTGCAGGTTTTCTGGAAG AGTGATGACTGAGTTTGAACAGCTTCCTGCTCACCTGACGGAGCAGCCACACCTCTTCTCCATGGACGACCTCTTGAGGGTGAAGAAGGGTCAGCTCGTGACGCAGGCCAAAGCATTGCTGAACTCCGCTATCGACCATGTGGAAAACTGCAAT TTGTGTCTGGCCCGAGGTTTCATCTGCGAGTTCTGCCGAGAAAGAGACGTCATCTTTCCATTTCAGAGTGACATATGTAGGCGATGTCCAG tGTGCAAGGCCTGCTTTCACAAACAATGTTTCGTGGAAAAGAAGTGTCCGAAGTGCGCAAGGATCCAATCGCGGAAAAAACGTCTAGATGGATCCGTGAATTGA
- the rubcnl gene encoding protein associated with UVRAG as autophagy enhancer isoform X1: protein MFVQDLRRGRYKKIGSCRGMSSALQRSRYVSWCGSAESPTPVTTVLTAGEAVSHQNHQPAGSRSVPLLLLSALHHSDKAPNSHGDKGENKDSEEGRPGNKDDRSLLHPDDKSFLLPRSSPVISRNPRPISWHGRGTNMSACSSLDSPAPASGSVTSMEDLGFQRSSCPHSSPLQEEKKPRSISLSSQLNRLLSAGLHLPFSGQQGLAEEHRGRGCDTPHSSGLSTPTQHSKERRCSGIPEFSADIFKTSSELEKENAHFIVVDMVLEVLEGVKWTLTSTMETHGSMCTCGHTSSAEDAPPHEHDQRYETCEHSHTCSTDDHEQHNNKHSHSDDDVKTSHTETHSSYVHTHQHTQDEEEEDAGNDRAEHQPKTFSVLSTDSGFEDCGVDATLTLKDSLRSAEWLAQHLVLEFRRSWLPSHGPRRGRQSLRSSLQELPGTGKVAVSSSSFAEEIRLRTRMRGSLSWAPPRFQIIFTIQPTHRRSEVVALQKFLCAGCGTEVEPKYIKKLRYCEYLGRYFCDCCHSGSEAVIPGRLLSSWDFGRYPVSDFSKQLLDSVCHQPLFDLTCVGKTLYSKVKELDKFRELQEQLLGIKKLLKACRFSGRVMTEFEQLPAHLTEQPHLFSMDDLLRVKKGQLVTQAKALLNSAIDHVENCNVGLKHCLCLARGFICEFCRERDVIFPFQSDICRRCPVCKACFHKQCFVEKKCPKCARIQSRKKRLDGSVN, encoded by the exons ATGTTTGTTCAGGACCTGAGACGGGGGCGTTACAAGAAG ATAGGAAGCTGCAGGGGCATGTCCTCCGCTCTGCAGAGATCCAGATATGTCAGCTGGTGTGGATCTGCAGAATCTCCAACACCTGTGACTACGGTTCTGACAGCAGGAG AAGCAGTTTCTCACCAGAACCATCAGCCGGCTGGTTCAAGATCAGTCCCACTTCTCCTTCTGTCTGCTCTGCACCACAGTGACAAAGCCCCTAACAGTCATGGTGATAAGggtgaaaacaaagacagtgagGAAGGAAGACCCGGGAACAAAGACGACCGGTCTCTTCTGCATCCAGATGACAAAAGTTTCCTCCTTCCCAGGAGCAGTCCGGTCATCTCCAGAAACCCCAGGCCCATCTCCTGGCATGGACGGGGGACCAACATGTCTGCTTGCTCAAG CTTGGACTCCCCAGCTCCTGCTTCGGGTTCAGTCACCAGTATGGAGGATCTGGGGTTCCAACGGAGCTCCTGCCCCCACTCATCTCCGCTCCAGGAGGAAAAGAAGCCGCGCAGCATCTCTCTTTCATCACAACTGAACCGCCTCCTGAGCGCTGGGCTCCACCTTCCCTTCAGTGGACAGCAGGGATTGGCTGAGGAGCACAGAGGGCGGGGCTGTGATACCCCTCACTCATCAG gCCTCTCaaccccaacacaacacagTAAAGAGAGAAGGTGCAGTGGTATCCCAGAATTCTCTGCAGATATCTTTAAGACCAGTAGTGAGCTGGAAAAG GAAAATGCACATTTCATCGTGGTGGACATGGTGCTGGAGGTGCTGGAAGGCGTGAAGTGGACTCTCACTTCCACGATGGAAACACACGGCAGCATGTGCACATGCGGACACACGAGCTCGGCAGAGGACGCGCCGCCACATGAACACGATCAGAGATACGAAACATGCgaacactcacacacctgcagtaCAGATGATCAtgaacaacacaacaacaaacacagccaTTCAGATGATGATGTGAAGAcatcacacacagagacacactcctcttatgtacacacacaccagcacacacaggatgaagaagaagaggacgcAGGGAACGACCGAGCTGAACATCAACCAAAGactttctctgtcctctccacTGACAGTGGATTTGAAG ACTGCGGAGTTGACGCTACGCTGACACTGAAAGATTCTCTCAGAag TGCGGAGTGGCTGGCCCAGCATCTGGTCCTGGAGTTCAGAAGGAGCTGGCTTCCCTCCCATGGGCCTCGGCGTGGACGGCAAAGCCTCCGTAGCTCACTGCAGGAG TTGCCAGGTACTGGAAAGGTGGCggttagcagcagcagctttgcAGAGGAGATCAGACTGAGGACCCGGATGAGAGGATCCTTGAGCTGGGCTCCACCACGCTTCCAGATCATCTTCACTATTCAGCCAACCCACAG ACGCAGTGAAGTAGTGGCTTTGCAAAAGTTCCTGTGTGCAGGCTGTGGGACAGAGGTAGAGCCCA AGTACATCAAGAAACTGCGGTATTGTGAATACCTCGGCAG GTATTTCTGTGACTGCTGCCACAGCGGCTCTGAGGCTGTGATTCCGGGTCGACTTCTGTCCAGCTGGGACTTTGGcag GTACCCCGTGAGTGATTTCTCCAAACAGTTGCTGGATTCAGTTTGTCACCAGCCTCTGTTTGACCTGACCTGCGTTGGTAAGACACTCTACAGCAAAGTGAAAGAGCTGGACAAGTTCAGG GAGCTCCAGGAACAGCTGCTGGGCATCAAGAAGCTGCTGAAAGCTTGCAGGTTTTCTGGAAG AGTGATGACTGAGTTTGAACAGCTTCCTGCTCACCTGACGGAGCAGCCACACCTCTTCTCCATGGACGACCTCTTGAGGGTGAAGAAGGGTCAGCTCGTGACGCAGGCCAAAGCATTGCTGAACTCCGCTATCGACCATGTGGAAAACTGCAATGTGGGTCTGAAGCACTGT TTGTGTCTGGCCCGAGGTTTCATCTGCGAGTTCTGCCGAGAAAGAGACGTCATCTTTCCATTTCAGAGTGACATATGTAGGCGATGTCCAG tGTGCAAGGCCTGCTTTCACAAACAATGTTTCGTGGAAAAGAAGTGTCCGAAGTGCGCAAGGATCCAATCGCGGAAAAAACGTCTAGATGGATCCGTGAATTGA
- the rubcnl gene encoding protein associated with UVRAG as autophagy enhancer isoform X4, producing the protein MIGSCRGMSSALQRSRYVSWCGSAESPTPVTTVLTAGEAVSHQNHQPAGSRSVPLLLLSALHHSDKAPNSHGDKGENKDSEEGRPGNKDDRSLLHPDDKSFLLPRSSPVISRNPRPISWHGRGTNMSACSSLDSPAPASGSVTSMEDLGFQRSSCPHSSPLQEEKKPRSISLSSQLNRLLSAGLHLPFSGQQGLAEEHRGRGCDTPHSSGLSTPTQHSKERRCSGIPEFSADIFKTSSELEKENAHFIVVDMVLEVLEGVKWTLTSTMETHGSMCTCGHTSSAEDAPPHEHDQRYETCEHSHTCSTDDHEQHNNKHSHSDDDVKTSHTETHSSYVHTHQHTQDEEEEDAGNDRAEHQPKTFSVLSTDSGFEDCGVDATLTLKDSLRSAEWLAQHLVLEFRRSWLPSHGPRRGRQSLRSSLQELPGTGKVAVSSSSFAEEIRLRTRMRGSLSWAPPRFQIIFTIQPTHRRSEVVALQKFLCAGCGTEVEPKYIKKLRYCEYLGRYFCDCCHSGSEAVIPGRLLSSWDFGRYPVSDFSKQLLDSVCHQPLFDLTCVGKTLYSKVKELDKFRELQEQLLGIKKLLKACRFSGRVMTEFEQLPAHLTEQPHLFSMDDLLRVKKGQLVTQAKALLNSAIDHVENCNVGLKHCLCLARGFICEFCRERDVIFPFQSDICRRCPVCKACFHKQCFVEKKCPKCARIQSRKKRLDGSVN; encoded by the exons ATG ATAGGAAGCTGCAGGGGCATGTCCTCCGCTCTGCAGAGATCCAGATATGTCAGCTGGTGTGGATCTGCAGAATCTCCAACACCTGTGACTACGGTTCTGACAGCAGGAG AAGCAGTTTCTCACCAGAACCATCAGCCGGCTGGTTCAAGATCAGTCCCACTTCTCCTTCTGTCTGCTCTGCACCACAGTGACAAAGCCCCTAACAGTCATGGTGATAAGggtgaaaacaaagacagtgagGAAGGAAGACCCGGGAACAAAGACGACCGGTCTCTTCTGCATCCAGATGACAAAAGTTTCCTCCTTCCCAGGAGCAGTCCGGTCATCTCCAGAAACCCCAGGCCCATCTCCTGGCATGGACGGGGGACCAACATGTCTGCTTGCTCAAG CTTGGACTCCCCAGCTCCTGCTTCGGGTTCAGTCACCAGTATGGAGGATCTGGGGTTCCAACGGAGCTCCTGCCCCCACTCATCTCCGCTCCAGGAGGAAAAGAAGCCGCGCAGCATCTCTCTTTCATCACAACTGAACCGCCTCCTGAGCGCTGGGCTCCACCTTCCCTTCAGTGGACAGCAGGGATTGGCTGAGGAGCACAGAGGGCGGGGCTGTGATACCCCTCACTCATCAG gCCTCTCaaccccaacacaacacagTAAAGAGAGAAGGTGCAGTGGTATCCCAGAATTCTCTGCAGATATCTTTAAGACCAGTAGTGAGCTGGAAAAG GAAAATGCACATTTCATCGTGGTGGACATGGTGCTGGAGGTGCTGGAAGGCGTGAAGTGGACTCTCACTTCCACGATGGAAACACACGGCAGCATGTGCACATGCGGACACACGAGCTCGGCAGAGGACGCGCCGCCACATGAACACGATCAGAGATACGAAACATGCgaacactcacacacctgcagtaCAGATGATCAtgaacaacacaacaacaaacacagccaTTCAGATGATGATGTGAAGAcatcacacacagagacacactcctcttatgtacacacacaccagcacacacaggatgaagaagaagaggacgcAGGGAACGACCGAGCTGAACATCAACCAAAGactttctctgtcctctccacTGACAGTGGATTTGAAG ACTGCGGAGTTGACGCTACGCTGACACTGAAAGATTCTCTCAGAag TGCGGAGTGGCTGGCCCAGCATCTGGTCCTGGAGTTCAGAAGGAGCTGGCTTCCCTCCCATGGGCCTCGGCGTGGACGGCAAAGCCTCCGTAGCTCACTGCAGGAG TTGCCAGGTACTGGAAAGGTGGCggttagcagcagcagctttgcAGAGGAGATCAGACTGAGGACCCGGATGAGAGGATCCTTGAGCTGGGCTCCACCACGCTTCCAGATCATCTTCACTATTCAGCCAACCCACAG ACGCAGTGAAGTAGTGGCTTTGCAAAAGTTCCTGTGTGCAGGCTGTGGGACAGAGGTAGAGCCCA AGTACATCAAGAAACTGCGGTATTGTGAATACCTCGGCAG GTATTTCTGTGACTGCTGCCACAGCGGCTCTGAGGCTGTGATTCCGGGTCGACTTCTGTCCAGCTGGGACTTTGGcag GTACCCCGTGAGTGATTTCTCCAAACAGTTGCTGGATTCAGTTTGTCACCAGCCTCTGTTTGACCTGACCTGCGTTGGTAAGACACTCTACAGCAAAGTGAAAGAGCTGGACAAGTTCAGG GAGCTCCAGGAACAGCTGCTGGGCATCAAGAAGCTGCTGAAAGCTTGCAGGTTTTCTGGAAG AGTGATGACTGAGTTTGAACAGCTTCCTGCTCACCTGACGGAGCAGCCACACCTCTTCTCCATGGACGACCTCTTGAGGGTGAAGAAGGGTCAGCTCGTGACGCAGGCCAAAGCATTGCTGAACTCCGCTATCGACCATGTGGAAAACTGCAATGTGGGTCTGAAGCACTGT TTGTGTCTGGCCCGAGGTTTCATCTGCGAGTTCTGCCGAGAAAGAGACGTCATCTTTCCATTTCAGAGTGACATATGTAGGCGATGTCCAG tGTGCAAGGCCTGCTTTCACAAACAATGTTTCGTGGAAAAGAAGTGTCCGAAGTGCGCAAGGATCCAATCGCGGAAAAAACGTCTAGATGGATCCGTGAATTGA